From a region of the Aeoliella mucimassa genome:
- a CDS encoding alkaline phosphatase family protein codes for MYSDHVVLLSIPGLAPSDVARMPNLKRLVEAGDRAPLVASFPGVTCAVQANMTTGLPPAEHGVVANGFFWRGDSPETAAPAGSEDKQGQVELWTCWNSVIHRPQLWDLLHEHDANLTSAMWFALNNKGCGADYICTFAPIHNPDGSESLWCYTRPEMLYGDLRDAFGHFPLKHFWGPLAGIPSSAWIVSSSIWTAERHQPNFWYIYLPHLDYMTQKCGPQSPEAMAALVELDNELGRLITEFERIHAGKSLLWLVASEYVISPVDHVTYPNRILRELGMLEFQQLEGTEQVDIAASGAFALADHQHSHVFVQDHCKSRIGELVDRFRGEPGIAEVLTHDQLDRYELQHTRSGDLVLVSEPNSWQAYYWWLDDAMAPTYARKMDIHRKPGYDPVELFFDPSTKGIPLNADLVRGSHGAPVRQESQQGVLLSSQRGVFVEQTMADTDVASIVLNQFGAG; via the coding sequence ATGTATTCTGATCATGTAGTACTGCTCTCGATTCCTGGATTAGCACCGAGCGATGTGGCTCGCATGCCGAATCTCAAGCGACTCGTCGAAGCGGGCGATCGCGCTCCACTGGTCGCCAGTTTTCCCGGAGTCACCTGTGCGGTTCAGGCAAATATGACGACCGGGCTTCCTCCGGCAGAGCATGGGGTGGTGGCCAACGGATTTTTCTGGCGAGGAGATTCGCCGGAGACCGCCGCGCCAGCCGGCAGCGAAGACAAGCAAGGGCAAGTCGAACTCTGGACCTGCTGGAACAGTGTGATCCACCGCCCTCAGCTCTGGGACTTGCTGCACGAGCATGACGCGAACCTCACCTCGGCCATGTGGTTTGCTTTGAATAACAAGGGGTGTGGTGCCGACTACATCTGCACATTCGCCCCGATTCACAATCCCGATGGCTCCGAATCGCTCTGGTGCTACACTCGTCCCGAAATGCTGTACGGCGACCTCCGCGACGCGTTCGGCCACTTCCCGCTAAAGCACTTCTGGGGCCCGTTGGCTGGCATTCCGTCGTCGGCCTGGATCGTCTCGTCGTCGATCTGGACGGCCGAGCGCCATCAACCGAATTTCTGGTACATCTACCTGCCGCACCTCGACTACATGACACAGAAATGTGGTCCGCAGTCCCCCGAAGCCATGGCCGCGTTGGTGGAACTCGATAACGAACTCGGGCGTTTGATCACCGAGTTCGAACGCATCCACGCCGGCAAGTCGCTGCTTTGGCTTGTTGCCAGTGAGTACGTGATCTCGCCGGTCGATCATGTGACCTATCCCAACCGCATCCTGCGAGAGTTGGGAATGCTGGAGTTCCAACAGCTGGAAGGGACAGAGCAAGTCGATATAGCCGCGAGCGGTGCGTTTGCTCTGGCCGACCATCAACATTCGCATGTGTTCGTCCAGGACCACTGCAAGTCGAGAATCGGCGAACTAGTGGATCGATTCCGAGGCGAACCGGGCATCGCCGAGGTACTAACGCACGATCAGCTCGACCGCTACGAACTGCAACATACCCGGAGCGGCGATCTTGTGCTGGTGAGCGAGCCCAACAGCTGGCAAGCCTACTACTGGTGGCTCGACGACGCGATGGCCCCCACTTACGCTCGCAAGATGGACATTCATCGCAAACCTGGTTACGACCCGGTTGAGTTATTCTTCGATCCATCGACCAAGGGCATACCGCTCAATGCGGACCTGGTGCGCGGCTCACATGGTGCGCCGGTGCGTCAGGAGTCGCAGCAAGGCGTTCTCCTAAGCAGCCAGCGGGGAGTGTTCGTGGAGCAAACCATGGCCGACACCGATGTGGCCAGCATCGTGCTCAACCAGTTCGGAGCAGGGTAG
- a CDS encoding sugar phosphate isomerase/epimerase family protein, which yields MKLAFSSNAYLQHSVEETIRRIASFGYTGIEILADVPHAWPAGLLPEQIDSLRRALEEHGLEISNINAFMMNAVADPRQPYWHPGWTDPDPHYRAIRREHTKRSLLLASELGAPHITTEPGGLLAEGQTRAEGFDIFYEELMPCLEVAADLAMPLLIEPEPELLIERFNEYLEFADRLDSPYVGLNFDIGHAYCVGEDPQDWVEKMAPYTVHYHLEDIAASRKHQHLIPGHGAIDFDATLAAIRDTGYDGWLTVELYPYMDNPDEAAREAFRYLDAKLAK from the coding sequence ATGAAACTAGCCTTTAGCTCTAATGCGTATCTTCAGCATTCTGTCGAAGAGACGATTCGCCGTATCGCATCTTTCGGATACACCGGCATCGAAATCCTGGCCGATGTGCCTCACGCCTGGCCAGCCGGATTATTGCCTGAGCAAATCGACTCCCTTCGTCGAGCACTGGAAGAACATGGCCTGGAAATCTCGAACATCAACGCATTCATGATGAATGCCGTGGCCGACCCTCGCCAACCGTATTGGCATCCCGGCTGGACTGATCCCGATCCCCATTACCGGGCGATTCGTCGCGAGCATACCAAGCGGTCGCTGCTGCTGGCTTCGGAGCTAGGGGCTCCACATATCACTACCGAACCAGGGGGACTACTCGCCGAGGGACAAACTCGCGCCGAAGGGTTCGATATTTTCTATGAAGAGTTGATGCCCTGCCTGGAAGTGGCTGCCGATCTGGCGATGCCGCTGTTGATTGAGCCAGAGCCAGAGCTACTAATCGAACGTTTTAACGAATACCTTGAGTTTGCCGATCGTCTCGATTCGCCTTACGTCGGGTTGAACTTCGATATCGGTCATGCGTACTGCGTGGGGGAGGATCCTCAGGACTGGGTCGAGAAAATGGCCCCTTACACCGTGCACTACCACCTGGAAGATATTGCCGCATCGCGCAAGCATCAGCATCTCATTCCAGGTCACGGAGCCATCGATTTCGATGCAACGCTCGCTGCCATTCGCGACACCGGATACGACGGTTGGCTTACTGTGGAACTCTATCCATACATGGATAATCCCGATGAAGCAGCCCGCGAGGCGTTTCGATATCTCGACGCGAAACTAGCCAAGTAG
- a CDS encoding HEAT repeat domain-containing protein, translated as MPVSGFQLTLSTLSRTPNQSAADVLVHSIEEISPAVRNGAIAAFARRSDELSQRRLLEIIPMLSRDELAALDDLPRKLQTTLRKMIAEHDIESTRAACYFITSNLAFDEFPAVVTAACDPDHPGGDVMSSTALTLARALHSQIVAYRRAPGGRDPSFARRWALTSLAKAVDQFQEHRRTELLEAFLLITTPGNHTLTQLLTDPEHPAHDSLMTMLRDSPSIGAIELLAKLFEDPQSPIELLEIAVDRTDEHFRSLFLQAITYPISSRVRDNVKRLKRIRLLEKPEEDWFTLPPQAQAVALEMLSASRLSRRIKLNIFQVMLTNGAPLARLVCCNSIGRIELPEARATLEKLLSDSDPQIIAAAGRALRRTGSESAVKELASLLEHTDQTVRKIAKDGLSDFTFMRYVSQFDEMDTGSRKELGCIVLETDATAIEQLRHEITAASLSRKLRGMQMASAMGAVDDLIPTITKQTGHQDAAVRAEAALTLARSPSDDAREAIEAAMKDANALVRNRATQALRTWDSLHSMAKGPES; from the coding sequence ATGCCAGTATCCGGTTTTCAACTAACCCTCTCTACACTCTCTCGGACGCCGAACCAGTCGGCGGCCGATGTGTTGGTGCACAGCATCGAAGAAATCTCGCCTGCGGTTCGCAATGGTGCGATTGCCGCATTTGCGCGACGCAGCGACGAATTGAGCCAGCGCCGACTGCTCGAAATCATCCCCATGCTTTCACGCGACGAACTCGCCGCGCTCGACGATTTGCCACGCAAGCTGCAAACCACGCTTCGCAAGATGATTGCCGAGCACGACATCGAGTCGACCCGCGCAGCTTGCTACTTCATCACTTCCAACCTGGCGTTCGACGAGTTTCCGGCTGTTGTTACCGCCGCTTGCGACCCTGATCATCCCGGCGGCGACGTCATGTCGTCTACCGCGCTCACACTGGCCCGCGCACTGCATAGCCAGATTGTTGCGTATCGCCGGGCACCTGGTGGGCGAGATCCCTCGTTCGCCCGGCGTTGGGCGCTTACGTCGCTGGCCAAGGCTGTTGATCAGTTCCAGGAACACCGTCGCACCGAGTTACTGGAAGCATTCCTGCTGATCACCACGCCTGGCAACCATACACTCACACAACTGCTGACCGATCCTGAGCATCCCGCGCACGATTCGCTGATGACGATGCTTCGCGATAGCCCCTCCATTGGAGCCATCGAGCTATTGGCTAAGCTATTTGAGGATCCGCAATCGCCAATCGAACTGCTTGAGATCGCGGTCGATCGCACCGACGAGCATTTTCGTTCGCTCTTTTTGCAAGCCATTACCTATCCCATCAGTAGCCGAGTGCGCGACAACGTAAAGCGGCTCAAACGGATTCGCTTGCTTGAAAAGCCGGAAGAGGATTGGTTTACGTTGCCGCCTCAAGCACAAGCGGTGGCGCTCGAGATGCTCTCCGCTTCACGACTCTCTCGTCGTATCAAGCTGAACATCTTCCAAGTCATGCTTACCAACGGGGCTCCACTGGCTCGACTTGTCTGCTGTAATTCAATTGGAAGGATCGAACTGCCCGAAGCCCGTGCGACGCTGGAGAAACTGCTTTCGGATAGCGATCCGCAGATCATTGCTGCCGCCGGCCGAGCGCTACGACGCACTGGCTCGGAGAGCGCGGTCAAAGAACTCGCTTCGCTACTGGAGCACACCGATCAAACGGTTCGCAAGATCGCGAAAGATGGCCTGAGCGACTTCACGTTCATGCGATACGTAAGCCAGTTCGACGAAATGGACACAGGGTCTCGCAAGGAGCTCGGTTGTATTGTGCTCGAGACCGACGCGACTGCCATCGAACAGTTGCGGCACGAAATCACCGCCGCTTCGCTGAGTCGCAAGCTCCGCGGCATGCAAATGGCATCGGCCATGGGAGCCGTGGATGACCTGATACCCACCATTACCAAACAGACGGGCCATCAGGATGCTGCCGTGCGAGCCGAAGCCGCGCTCACGTTGGCTCGATCACCGAGCGACGATGCTCGCGAGGCCATCGAGGCGGCCATGAAAGACGCCAATGCACTGGTTCGAAATCGGGCGACTCAGGCACTGCGGACTTGGGATAGCCTACATAGCATGGCGAAAGGGCCAGAATCATGA
- a CDS encoding UbiA family prenyltransferase, with protein sequence MPFTTLRSYAELMRVANVFTSVSNVWMGMILTTGYLPGWSAVGISLASALMYLAGMVLNDVFDHQIDAVERPGRPIPSGRVSLTSAKILGWGLLVAGLIAAGLVTFYVQSYLPIAMAICLSLAIIGYDAGLKQTWLGPFAMGMCRVFNVLLGMSLVGLPTEWRLPEIASLNLLPAFAIGLYIIGVTWFARDEAGEGKRRTLVMGSLTVLAAMVLLATMPWSDAPAVHGFRIDSTGWFILWFVVAGTILRRMVVAILQPTPRNMQRAVGNAILSLITIDAAISLGYADPYWACAVLALVAPAMQLSQMFKMT encoded by the coding sequence ATGCCGTTTACCACACTGCGCAGCTACGCTGAACTGATGCGCGTCGCAAATGTGTTTACCTCGGTATCCAACGTTTGGATGGGAATGATCCTGACCACGGGATACTTGCCGGGGTGGTCGGCCGTTGGCATTTCGCTCGCCAGCGCGCTGATGTACCTGGCCGGCATGGTTTTGAACGACGTGTTCGATCATCAGATCGATGCAGTGGAGCGTCCTGGTCGTCCGATTCCCAGCGGGCGTGTGTCGCTCACTTCTGCGAAAATCCTCGGCTGGGGACTACTCGTTGCTGGGCTGATCGCTGCAGGGCTAGTTACTTTTTACGTGCAGTCCTATCTTCCAATCGCGATGGCCATCTGCCTGAGCCTTGCCATCATCGGCTACGATGCCGGGTTGAAACAAACCTGGCTCGGGCCTTTTGCGATGGGTATGTGCCGAGTATTCAACGTACTTCTGGGCATGAGCCTCGTAGGTCTGCCAACAGAGTGGAGGCTACCCGAAATCGCGAGCCTCAACCTACTTCCTGCCTTTGCGATTGGTCTCTACATCATTGGAGTTACCTGGTTCGCTCGTGACGAAGCCGGCGAAGGCAAACGACGCACCTTGGTGATGGGAAGCCTCACGGTACTTGCCGCCATGGTGCTATTGGCCACGATGCCTTGGAGCGACGCTCCGGCGGTCCATGGTTTTCGAATCGATTCGACTGGGTGGTTCATTCTGTGGTTCGTTGTCGCTGGAACCATCTTGCGACGCATGGTCGTGGCGATCCTGCAGCCAACTCCGCGTAACATGCAGCGAGCGGTTGGCAACGCGATTCTCTCGCTCATTACGATCGACGCGGCGATTAGCTTGGGCTACGCCGATCCTTACTGGGCGTGCGCCGTGCTGGCGCTCGTCGCCCCGGCGATGCAGCTTTCGCAGATGTTCAAGATGACTTGA
- a CDS encoding coiled-coil domain-containing protein has translation MAARQDQTLQIALIVFAIFFVVFAALTYWFWKQWSDAEQRLTASQQEVQTQRSTAGNLQADNETLRKQMGFDPFAEQGVVDEQFQGDVDQMLGTLPEAKRNYRDGLKQMYLENQQLASSQEVDKKKIKDLETKLREVETGHQAQITRLEADKAKIEQDAATQRNQFTQARAELDQSKKELASQITEMEAAFDKKETDLQGQIDTLSQEARTLEKTINKLQDMLAKQDPSFEVADGQITWVNQANNTVWINLGPADALRRQVTFSVFDPNETDAGKAAKKGSVEVLRMLSDHMAECRVTDDDPRDPIMPGDNIYSQVWHRGKPQHFALTGLIDLDSDGRSDLQLAKDLIELNGGVLDAAPNAETGKMEGEMSVETRYLVYGERSDKTNDAALRKTWDDMHADASSLGIELISVTDFMNQMGYKPEDRTVNLGSNVNANDFRPRAAPARGDLRPRASYGQ, from the coding sequence ATGGCCGCCCGTCAGGATCAGACGCTGCAAATCGCGCTCATCGTTTTCGCCATTTTCTTTGTGGTATTTGCTGCTCTCACTTATTGGTTTTGGAAGCAGTGGAGCGATGCCGAGCAACGCTTAACCGCCTCGCAGCAGGAAGTGCAGACCCAACGCTCCACGGCTGGCAATCTGCAAGCCGACAACGAGACTCTGCGTAAGCAGATGGGCTTCGATCCGTTCGCTGAACAAGGGGTTGTGGATGAGCAGTTCCAGGGCGACGTCGACCAAATGCTGGGTACCCTGCCTGAGGCCAAGCGGAACTATCGCGACGGCCTGAAGCAGATGTATCTCGAAAACCAGCAGCTCGCCAGCTCGCAGGAAGTCGACAAGAAGAAGATCAAAGATCTGGAAACCAAGCTGCGGGAAGTAGAAACCGGACATCAGGCTCAGATTACTCGTCTCGAAGCCGACAAGGCCAAGATCGAGCAAGATGCGGCCACCCAGCGTAACCAGTTCACGCAAGCCCGTGCGGAGCTCGATCAGAGCAAAAAAGAGCTAGCCAGCCAAATCACCGAGATGGAAGCCGCCTTCGACAAGAAGGAGACCGATCTCCAGGGTCAAATCGATACGCTAAGCCAAGAGGCTCGTACGCTAGAGAAGACAATCAACAAGCTACAAGACATGCTGGCCAAGCAAGATCCTTCGTTCGAAGTGGCCGATGGCCAGATTACCTGGGTCAACCAGGCGAACAACACGGTTTGGATCAATCTGGGCCCAGCCGACGCTTTGCGTCGTCAGGTGACCTTTAGCGTGTTCGATCCCAATGAAACCGACGCCGGCAAGGCTGCCAAGAAAGGCAGCGTGGAAGTGTTGCGGATGCTCAGCGATCACATGGCCGAGTGCCGCGTGACCGACGACGATCCTCGCGACCCGATCATGCCTGGCGACAACATTTACAGCCAAGTGTGGCACCGTGGCAAGCCACAGCATTTTGCTCTGACTGGCCTGATCGATCTCGACAGCGATGGTCGTAGCGATCTGCAGCTTGCCAAGGACCTGATCGAACTGAACGGTGGCGTCCTCGATGCAGCTCCGAATGCCGAAACCGGCAAGATGGAAGGCGAAATGAGTGTCGAGACTCGCTACCTGGTCTACGGTGAACGTTCCGATAAGACGAACGACGCCGCACTGCGTAAGACCTGGGACGACATGCACGCCGACGCCAGTTCGCTGGGTATCGAGTTGATTTCGGTCACCGACTTCATGAACCAAATGGGTTACAAGCCGGAAGATCGTACCGTGAATCTAGGAAGCAACGTCAATGCGAACGACTTCCGTCCACGGGCTGCACCCGCTCGCGGCGACCTTCGCCCACGGGCCAGCTACGGTCAGTAA
- a CDS encoding TatD family hydrolase: protein MQYIDPHIHMVSRTTDDYETLAKMGCVAVSEPAFWAGFDRGSVDGFRDYFEQLTTFERKRASWYGIQHYTWLCINAKEAENVSLSREVIDMIPEFLDRPGVLGIGEIGLNKNTRNEATVFLEHIDLAMETNEQILIHTPHLEDKYQGTRMIIDMLTSDARIDRSRVLVDHVEEHTVRLVLEEGFWAGMTLYPVSKCTPDRAVDMVELYGPERLLVNSAGDWGPSKPTAVPDFIMAMRKRGHSEALIRQVTYENPLKFFRQSRKFDYQPAN, encoded by the coding sequence ATGCAGTACATCGATCCGCATATTCACATGGTCTCCCGGACGACCGACGACTACGAAACGCTAGCCAAGATGGGGTGCGTAGCCGTGAGCGAACCTGCGTTCTGGGCCGGTTTCGATCGAGGAAGTGTCGACGGGTTTCGCGACTACTTCGAGCAGCTTACCACCTTCGAACGCAAACGCGCTAGTTGGTATGGCATTCAGCATTACACCTGGTTGTGCATCAATGCCAAAGAGGCCGAAAACGTGTCGCTTTCGCGTGAAGTGATCGACATGATCCCTGAGTTCCTCGACCGTCCGGGAGTGCTCGGCATCGGCGAAATCGGTCTCAATAAGAACACGCGGAACGAAGCCACGGTGTTTCTGGAACACATCGATCTGGCGATGGAAACCAACGAGCAGATCCTGATCCACACGCCTCACCTGGAAGACAAATACCAGGGGACGCGAATGATTATCGACATGCTCACCAGCGATGCGCGGATTGATCGCTCACGGGTGCTGGTGGACCACGTCGAAGAGCATACCGTGCGACTGGTGCTTGAGGAGGGATTCTGGGCCGGCATGACTCTCTACCCAGTAAGCAAGTGCACTCCGGATCGGGCGGTCGACATGGTCGAGCTTTACGGCCCCGAGCGGTTGCTCGTGAACTCGGCGGGCGACTGGGGCCCTTCGAAACCGACGGCCGTTCCCGACTTCATCATGGCCATGCGGAAGCGAGGCCATAGCGAGGCCCTCATCCGGCAAGTTACTTACGAGAATCCGCTGAAATTCTTCCGCCAAAGTCGCAAGTTCGACTACCAGCCAGCGAACTGA
- a CDS encoding DUF6690 family protein, whose translation MLAGLLGAAVGVPYVVDQADTWNVAPQAATAPGEPQLSAPVAAPAITVSDVAMPNSPGDQFYVSRAPLEGLPTYSLAEVLRIDVNKEWVYHRWARKSTGLSDVDLFGIRVPLVSGTRMTDVAGSLTYYFNRTGQADKIRLVGKTADTTELVNLLVQRYGFRPAPPRVAGEQLYQVRENNQVLSELRTWPESVLWATSPHDSFSLELEINRPGSGRYVKYPLPQLAAVEKPATSPPPPGLLGEEAKGPPQPVLPAESVVPSTENGTASSNAAKSSAPKDASAPKKQPVPQLRWPS comes from the coding sequence ATGTTAGCCGGTTTGCTTGGAGCAGCGGTAGGTGTGCCCTACGTTGTCGACCAGGCAGATACCTGGAATGTTGCACCGCAGGCGGCCACCGCGCCGGGAGAACCGCAACTTTCGGCTCCAGTGGCCGCACCCGCCATCACGGTATCGGACGTCGCCATGCCCAACAGCCCTGGCGACCAGTTCTACGTAAGCCGCGCGCCGTTAGAGGGATTGCCGACTTATTCTTTGGCCGAAGTCCTACGGATCGACGTCAACAAAGAGTGGGTGTATCACCGGTGGGCTCGCAAGTCGACCGGCCTGTCCGATGTCGATTTGTTTGGCATTCGCGTTCCCTTGGTCAGCGGTACCCGCATGACCGATGTCGCTGGTTCGTTGACTTATTACTTCAATCGCACCGGGCAAGCCGACAAGATCCGGTTGGTCGGCAAGACCGCCGATACCACGGAGCTGGTGAACCTGTTAGTGCAGCGATACGGGTTCCGTCCGGCACCACCTCGCGTGGCCGGCGAGCAACTCTATCAGGTGAGAGAAAACAACCAGGTGCTGAGCGAACTAAGAACCTGGCCCGAATCGGTACTGTGGGCCACTTCGCCGCACGATAGTTTCTCGTTGGAGTTAGAGATCAACCGCCCTGGTTCTGGCCGCTACGTGAAGTATCCTTTGCCGCAGTTGGCCGCGGTAGAGAAACCAGCCACTTCGCCCCCGCCGCCAGGATTGTTGGGTGAGGAGGCCAAGGGACCACCGCAACCGGTGCTCCCTGCCGAGTCGGTGGTGCCATCTACCGAAAACGGAACCGCCAGTTCGAACGCGGCGAAGTCGTCCGCCCCGAAAGATGCCTCGGCTCCCAAGAAGCAGCCGGTCCCGCAGTTGCGTTGGCCGAGCTAA
- a CDS encoding GNAT family N-acetyltransferase — protein MSKVLIRPCPADLHRDALRMVLGSVDPEQRGSIIELLRPLASEGFDVFAGLVIAEQASELLGSIWLQPQVGRTATLWPAAVAEHAPAGVSQRLAEAALQQAAVLPVSLVQTLLHRSDEPFTKVLESVGFSHLADLCYLLLTVPPRCEPVVEPALEFVPSSSDPALLEQLTTATYRETLDCPDLEGRRNIADVMDGYRTIGVHDPNLWSIVHWHGQPVGVLLMAPYPEANQWELVYMGVIPEARGQAIGGKILAELKCRASRAGVDHIVLAADAANHPALAMYSQAGYTEWTRRVAYVKSVDGL, from the coding sequence ATGAGTAAAGTCCTTATTCGACCATGTCCGGCTGACTTGCATCGCGATGCACTGCGAATGGTGCTGGGATCGGTCGATCCCGAGCAGCGCGGCAGTATCATCGAATTGCTGCGTCCACTAGCGAGCGAAGGATTCGACGTCTTCGCGGGGTTGGTGATTGCCGAACAAGCCAGCGAACTGCTTGGCAGCATCTGGCTGCAGCCACAAGTCGGGCGCACCGCGACGCTCTGGCCGGCGGCCGTCGCGGAGCACGCCCCTGCGGGAGTCTCTCAACGTTTGGCCGAGGCCGCCTTACAGCAAGCGGCTGTGCTTCCGGTCTCTCTGGTGCAAACCTTATTGCACCGTAGCGACGAACCATTTACTAAGGTTCTCGAGTCGGTCGGTTTTTCGCATCTAGCCGACCTTTGTTATCTACTGCTCACGGTGCCGCCGCGGTGCGAGCCGGTGGTAGAACCCGCCCTGGAGTTCGTTCCCAGCAGCAGCGATCCCGCGCTGCTCGAACAGCTTACCACCGCTACCTATCGTGAAACGCTCGATTGCCCCGATCTCGAGGGGCGGCGGAACATCGCCGATGTGATGGACGGCTATCGCACGATCGGCGTGCACGATCCGAATCTCTGGAGCATCGTGCACTGGCACGGTCAACCAGTTGGGGTGTTGCTGATGGCTCCCTACCCCGAGGCCAACCAATGGGAACTGGTGTACATGGGAGTGATTCCCGAAGCACGAGGGCAAGCGATCGGGGGAAAGATTCTGGCCGAGCTGAAGTGTCGAGCAAGTCGCGCGGGAGTCGATCACATTGTGCTGGCCGCCGACGCAGCAAATCATCCCGCGCTGGCCATGTACAGCCAAGCCGGTTACACCGAATGGACCCGACGTGTAGCCTATGTCAAAAGTGTCGACGGCCTGTAA
- a CDS encoding class I SAM-dependent methyltransferase, with translation MSKPADLNLNDWLLRGNGDKWLALASSAELSSLQLTTKLRESLTQEQTHGVLELAELRQRALQKFTAAEKMFFTRTSFEQATDQWIAQYKAARFADRGHVADLCCGIGGDALGLLQVANKLTLCDRSPELVKYAARNLAEAYPEDVTPTVVRVGDVTELALGSYGAWHIDPDRRAGGKRTTHAEFQEPSDVAIDTMLTYNPHAAIKLAPACEVPPRWAEAGELEWISRDGECRQLVVWHGELTESHGQRRATMVKAADHETTVVRTLVGSGDSPMPADETIEHYVYEPDAAVLASGLASELAQEHQWWSFASTSGYLTGTTLVDEPATSRFEVQEVLPLNTKKLARYLRVRNVGQLEIKHRAVDLNPEQLRRELKLEGDNRATLLLTRVGEKRIAIVANRAGDL, from the coding sequence ATGTCCAAACCTGCCGACCTGAACCTCAACGACTGGCTGCTGCGCGGCAATGGCGACAAGTGGCTTGCTTTGGCCAGTTCGGCGGAGCTCTCTTCACTGCAACTCACGACGAAGCTTCGCGAATCGCTGACCCAAGAGCAGACCCACGGGGTACTCGAACTAGCAGAACTGCGCCAACGCGCACTCCAGAAGTTCACCGCTGCGGAGAAAATGTTCTTCACGCGCACCTCGTTCGAGCAGGCGACCGACCAGTGGATCGCCCAATACAAGGCGGCGAGATTTGCCGATCGCGGTCACGTTGCGGATCTCTGTTGCGGAATCGGTGGCGACGCGCTCGGTCTGTTGCAGGTGGCCAATAAGTTGACGCTCTGCGACCGCTCGCCGGAACTAGTGAAGTACGCGGCTCGCAACCTCGCCGAAGCGTATCCCGAAGACGTAACCCCTACGGTAGTCCGAGTAGGCGATGTTACTGAATTAGCACTCGGCAGCTACGGGGCTTGGCACATCGATCCGGATCGCAGGGCGGGGGGTAAGCGGACCACGCACGCTGAGTTCCAGGAACCCTCCGACGTGGCCATCGACACGATGCTCACCTACAATCCCCACGCGGCTATCAAGCTGGCGCCGGCCTGCGAAGTGCCACCTCGCTGGGCTGAGGCTGGTGAATTAGAATGGATCAGCCGCGACGGAGAGTGTCGCCAACTGGTGGTCTGGCATGGTGAGCTAACCGAAAGCCACGGCCAACGACGGGCCACCATGGTCAAAGCAGCCGATCACGAAACTACCGTGGTCCGTACCTTGGTTGGCTCCGGCGACTCCCCCATGCCAGCCGACGAGACAATTGAACACTACGTTTACGAGCCCGATGCGGCGGTGCTTGCCAGCGGACTGGCCAGCGAATTGGCTCAAGAACACCAGTGGTGGAGTTTTGCCTCGACCAGCGGTTACCTTACTGGTACCACGTTAGTCGACGAACCAGCGACCAGCCGGTTCGAAGTGCAAGAAGTACTACCACTAAATACCAAGAAACTCGCCCGCTACCTGCGTGTACGGAACGTCGGGCAACTAGAAATCAAACACCGCGCGGTCGATCTCAACCCTGAACAGCTACGTCGAGAACTCAAACTCGAAGGCGATAATCGGGCGACGCTACTGCTGACACGAGTCGGTGAGAAGCGTATTGCGATCGTAGCGAACCGCGCTGGAGACCTATGA